One genomic region from Streptomyces sp. NBC_00457 encodes:
- a CDS encoding glycosyltransferase 87 family protein has product MRLPRTDRGRALLVAAIAVVVIVFTATVPLLRDWFDLRVYYGAVDTWIHHGGRIYDYRVPGTTYGFTYPPFAAVAMLPMALLGLHAAIAVALLLNLGALAVVVRILAGRSWRKYGWYGCALGACALALFEPLRDTFSFGQVNILLLALVLFDSWLLATGRGRWAGVGIGFAAAIKLTPALFILLLLLARRWRAAAVASVVAVAATGVAGLVAPEASRFYWTDAMWDTTRIGRLDYVSNQSVQGILARLGETDRAVWAAVVVVLLSVWAVRARRAVAVGDWAAAFALTGLTACLISPITWVHHLVWLLPAFAVLVRARQLRLAAGLYAVLCTSVVWLWFDDASGIDGFLGSNTYAWITLGLLLWLPVGQSRVSRMPIRRSTSTTTAAPSTAAPAITPVAAQSGSVSGAAVATTGAASGSGAGLGLARNASSDPTGSTRPAASNPQSSNDRASS; this is encoded by the coding sequence ATGAGACTGCCCCGCACGGACCGCGGGCGCGCGCTGCTCGTGGCCGCCATCGCCGTCGTCGTCATCGTCTTCACCGCGACGGTTCCGCTGCTGCGCGACTGGTTCGACCTGCGCGTCTACTACGGGGCCGTCGACACGTGGATCCACCACGGTGGCCGTATCTACGACTACCGGGTGCCCGGGACGACGTACGGCTTCACGTATCCGCCGTTCGCGGCCGTCGCCATGCTGCCGATGGCGCTGCTCGGGCTGCATGCCGCGATCGCCGTGGCGCTGTTGCTCAACCTGGGGGCGCTCGCGGTCGTCGTGCGCATCCTGGCCGGACGGTCGTGGCGGAAGTACGGCTGGTACGGCTGCGCGCTCGGTGCCTGTGCCCTCGCGCTGTTCGAGCCGCTGCGCGACACCTTCAGCTTCGGCCAGGTGAACATACTGCTGCTGGCCCTGGTCCTGTTCGACTCCTGGCTGCTGGCCACGGGGCGGGGACGGTGGGCGGGGGTGGGGATCGGCTTCGCGGCGGCGATCAAGCTGACTCCGGCGCTGTTCATCCTTCTTCTGCTGCTGGCCCGCCGCTGGCGTGCTGCCGCCGTCGCGTCGGTCGTCGCCGTCGCGGCGACCGGGGTCGCCGGGCTGGTGGCGCCGGAGGCCTCACGGTTCTACTGGACCGACGCGATGTGGGACACGACCCGGATCGGCCGCCTCGACTATGTGTCGAACCAGTCGGTGCAGGGGATCCTGGCCCGGCTCGGTGAGACGGACCGCGCGGTGTGGGCCGCCGTGGTCGTGGTGCTCCTGAGCGTATGGGCGGTTCGGGCGCGTCGCGCGGTCGCCGTCGGGGACTGGGCGGCGGCGTTCGCCCTCACCGGGCTGACCGCGTGCCTGATCAGCCCGATCACGTGGGTGCACCATCTCGTGTGGCTGCTGCCCGCGTTCGCCGTACTGGTCCGTGCCCGGCAGCTGCGGCTCGCGGCCGGTCTGTACGCGGTGCTGTGCACCAGCGTGGTGTGGCTGTGGTTCGACGACGCCTCCGGCATCGACGGATTCCTCGGCAGCAACACGTACGCCTGGATCACGCTCGGTCTGCTGCTGTGGCTGCCGGTCGGTCAGTCCCGCGTGAGCCGGATGCCCATCCGCCGCAGCACCAGCACCACCACAGCGGCGCCCAGCACGGCCGCACCCGCGATCACGCCCGTCGCCGCCCAGTCGGGCTCGGTGTCCGGGGCGGCGGTGGCGACCACGGGCGCGGCTTCCGGTTCCGGAGCCGGCCTCGGTCTGGCCCGCAACGCGTCCAGCGACCCGACCGGATCGACCCGCCCGGCGGCGTCGAACCCCCAGTCCAGCAACGACCGTGCTTCCTCGTAG
- the rho gene encoding transcription termination factor Rho, which yields MTTTLEHPPLQQEFPARAATGVLDIDAGGKGHLRAASCLPSPSDLQVPAALIRRHGLRKGDLVDGVRGTQRALTEVVRINGRPAEELRGRRHFRDLTPLHPRERLRLEHRAAGLTGRVADLIAPVGKGQRGLIVAPPKTGKTVLLQQIAAAVAGNHPECRLMVVLIDERPEEVTDMRRSVHGEVYASTFDQGPKQHIALAELVIERAKRLVEAGEDVVILFDSLTRLCRAHNNAAAAGGRTLSGGVDASALTGPKRFFGAARMAEEGGSLTILATALVETGSRADDFFFEELKSTGNMELRLSRELAARRMFPAVEINPSGTRREELLLPPAELTAVRGLRRVLQNRDGQAGLETLLERMRDTPDNATFLRRIQPTLPAS from the coding sequence ATGACCACCACACTCGAACACCCTCCCCTTCAGCAGGAGTTCCCGGCCCGGGCCGCCACCGGCGTCCTCGACATCGACGCGGGCGGAAAGGGCCATCTGCGCGCCGCGAGCTGCCTGCCCTCCCCGTCCGACCTTCAGGTCCCCGCCGCGCTGATCCGCCGGCACGGCCTGCGCAAGGGCGACCTCGTGGACGGCGTACGCGGCACACAGCGTGCGCTGACCGAGGTCGTACGGATCAATGGCCGCCCCGCCGAGGAGCTGCGCGGCCGCCGTCACTTCCGTGACCTCACGCCGCTGCACCCGCGCGAGCGGCTCCGTCTCGAACACCGGGCGGCCGGACTCACCGGTCGCGTCGCCGACCTGATCGCACCCGTCGGCAAGGGCCAGCGCGGGCTCATCGTGGCCCCGCCCAAGACCGGCAAGACCGTCCTCCTCCAGCAGATCGCGGCCGCCGTCGCCGGCAACCACCCCGAGTGCCGGCTGATGGTCGTGCTGATCGACGAGCGGCCGGAGGAGGTCACCGACATGCGGCGCTCCGTGCACGGCGAGGTGTACGCCTCCACGTTCGACCAGGGGCCCAAGCAGCACATCGCGCTCGCCGAGCTGGTGATCGAGCGGGCCAAGCGGCTCGTCGAGGCCGGCGAGGACGTCGTCATCCTCTTCGACTCCCTCACCCGGCTGTGCCGGGCGCACAACAACGCGGCCGCCGCCGGTGGCCGCACCCTCAGCGGCGGCGTCGACGCGAGCGCGCTGACCGGGCCGAAGCGGTTCTTCGGGGCCGCCCGGATGGCCGAGGAGGGCGGTTCGCTCACGATCCTCGCCACGGCGCTGGTGGAAACCGGCTCGCGTGCCGACGACTTCTTCTTCGAGGAGCTGAAGAGCACCGGCAACATGGAGCTCCGGCTCAGCCGCGAGCTCGCCGCGCGCCGGATGTTCCCGGCCGTCGAGATCAACCCCTCCGGCACCCGCCGCGAGGAACTCCTGCTGCCCCCGGCCGAGTTGACGGCCGTCCGCGGGCTGCGGCGGGTCCTGCAGAACCGCGACGGACAGGCCGGCCTGGAGACGCTGCTAGAGCGGATGCGCGACACGCCGGACAACGCGACCTTCCTGCGCCGGATCCAGCCGACCCTGCCCGCCTCCTGA
- a CDS encoding class I SAM-dependent methyltransferase, translating into MTTDEYTRLMRANQANWDARTPVHLASRFYGLDQDLDPDRWFADFEWEDLGELSGRDVLHLQCHLGTETLAFARRGARAVGLDFSEASVAAATGIAEKAGVDVTYVQANVYDAVSSLEGRQFDVVYTGKGALCYLPDLARWADVVAQLLRPGGLLYVVEFHPLLNSLGPKPAPGEGPELLLRHDYLGGGGPVHRDATHTYTDGPAVEGATDSYEWMHGMDEVLNALTGAGLAVRRLRESDELPWQRWPRMVRTPSGWWRLPEPRIPLLYGLLAAR; encoded by the coding sequence ATGACCACCGACGAGTACACACGGCTGATGCGGGCCAACCAGGCCAACTGGGACGCCCGTACCCCCGTCCACCTCGCCAGCCGGTTCTACGGCCTCGACCAGGACCTCGATCCCGACCGCTGGTTCGCCGACTTCGAGTGGGAGGACCTCGGCGAGCTGTCGGGCCGCGACGTGCTCCACCTCCAGTGCCACCTCGGCACCGAGACACTCGCCTTCGCGCGGCGCGGCGCACGAGCCGTCGGCCTCGACTTCTCGGAGGCATCGGTGGCGGCGGCGACCGGCATCGCGGAGAAGGCGGGCGTCGACGTCACCTACGTCCAGGCGAACGTGTACGACGCCGTATCCTCCCTGGAGGGGCGGCAGTTCGACGTCGTCTACACCGGCAAGGGCGCCCTGTGCTACCTGCCGGATCTGGCTCGCTGGGCGGATGTCGTCGCCCAACTCCTGCGGCCCGGCGGCCTGTTGTACGTGGTCGAGTTCCACCCGCTGCTCAACTCCCTGGGGCCCAAGCCCGCTCCGGGCGAGGGTCCCGAGCTGCTGCTGCGCCATGACTATCTGGGCGGGGGCGGCCCCGTGCACCGGGACGCGACGCACACCTACACGGACGGTCCGGCCGTCGAAGGCGCCACGGACAGCTATGAGTGGATGCACGGAATGGACGAGGTCCTCAACGCGTTGACCGGTGCGGGACTGGCCGTCCGGAGGCTACGGGAGAGCGACGAGCTGCCCTGGCAGCGCTGGCCGCGGATGGTGCGTACGCCGTCCGGCTGGTGGCGGCTGCCCGAGCCGCGTATCCCGCTGCTGTACGGCCTGCTGGCCGCCCGCTGA
- a CDS encoding nuclear transport factor 2 family protein: MKYMLLVCGDDTADASGMAPVEPWVEDLGDRGTRLHGHRLALPAEAVTVRVRGGEVLRTDGPFAETKEYVAGYDILECDSLEEAIEAASRHPVATIGAMEVRPFWPMSDAEDAETSIRRLDAELTEAVRARDIARMLACYAPDVEAFHPMAGLEQRGIDAFRKAQEWWLSTVTGPVEREVLEFRVRVDESVAFSHALVRMRATLTTGEPLDSTVRVTTGYRLPADRWLIVHQHTSAPFDAGIEEARS; the protein is encoded by the coding sequence ATGAAATACATGTTGCTCGTCTGCGGCGACGACACCGCCGACGCCTCCGGCATGGCCCCCGTAGAACCCTGGGTGGAGGACCTCGGTGACCGCGGCACCCGCCTCCACGGCCACCGCCTCGCCCTGCCCGCCGAGGCCGTCACCGTGCGGGTGCGTGGCGGCGAAGTGCTGCGCACCGACGGGCCGTTCGCGGAGACGAAGGAGTACGTCGCCGGATACGACATCCTCGAGTGCGACAGCCTGGAGGAGGCGATCGAGGCGGCGTCCAGGCACCCCGTGGCCACCATCGGCGCCATGGAGGTTCGTCCCTTCTGGCCGATGTCGGATGCGGAGGACGCGGAGACGTCGATCCGCCGGCTCGACGCGGAACTGACCGAAGCGGTCCGCGCACGGGACATCGCGCGGATGCTCGCCTGCTACGCCCCGGACGTCGAGGCGTTCCACCCCATGGCCGGTCTGGAGCAGCGGGGGATCGACGCCTTCCGCAAGGCCCAGGAGTGGTGGCTGTCGACGGTGACCGGGCCCGTGGAGCGCGAGGTGCTGGAGTTCCGGGTCCGCGTGGACGAGAGCGTCGCGTTCAGTCACGCGCTCGTGCGGATGCGGGCCACCCTGACCACGGGGGAGCCGCTGGACAGCACCGTGCGGGTGACCACCGGCTACCGGCTCCCGGCCGACCGGTGGCTCATCGTCCACCAGCACACGTCGGCCCCGTTCGACGCCGGAATCGAGGAGGCCCGGTCATGA
- a CDS encoding YciI family protein gives MKYVLFICTPVGGEELSPEEIADDSRFTEYIDLVRSRDVVKGGARLRPSSDATTVRVQGDEVLLTDGPFVESKEYVAGFDIIEVADLDEAIALASRHPAALGGGSVEVRPVWE, from the coding sequence ATGAAGTACGTGCTCTTCATCTGCACCCCTGTCGGCGGCGAGGAACTCAGCCCCGAGGAGATCGCCGACGACTCCCGCTTCACCGAGTACATCGACCTGGTGCGCAGCCGCGACGTCGTGAAGGGCGGCGCCCGTCTGCGCCCCTCTTCCGACGCGACGACCGTCCGCGTGCAGGGCGACGAAGTCCTGCTCACCGACGGGCCGTTCGTGGAGTCCAAGGAGTACGTCGCCGGCTTCGACATCATCGAGGTCGCCGATCTCGACGAGGCCATCGCGCTCGCCTCCCGGCATCCCGCGGCACTGGGCGGCGGCTCGGTCGAGGTACGGCCGGTCTGGGAGTGA
- a CDS encoding RNA polymerase sigma factor, producing the protein MNSTDGVEEAVAAAFREEWGQVVATLIRVTGDWDLAEECAQDAFAQALDRWRRDGVPRRPGAWLTTTARNRALDVLRREAVGAAKLREAAVLTRDGHDEYDESGVEDDRLRLIFTCCHPALPIEARVALTLRTLAGLTTPEIARAFLVPEVTMAQRLVRAKRKIRNAGIPYRVPPEHLLPERTTGVLGVLYLLFNEGYAASSGADLMRTNLTAEALRLTRLLARLMPDEPEVLGLLALLLLHDARRATRVNTVGELVTLEDQDRTEWDRAEIDEGTGLLETALRRGSPGPYQIQAAIAACHTTAATAEETDWADIAALYGELTRFVPSAVVRLNRAVAVGMAQAPDAGLALVAELETEGELSGYHLLPATRADLLRRSGRTAEAAAAYEQALELVVNDAERRFLEKRLAECRSA; encoded by the coding sequence GTGAACTCCACGGACGGCGTCGAGGAGGCGGTCGCCGCCGCCTTCCGCGAGGAATGGGGTCAGGTCGTCGCCACCCTCATCCGGGTGACCGGCGACTGGGACCTCGCCGAGGAGTGCGCGCAGGACGCCTTCGCCCAGGCCCTGGACCGGTGGCGGCGCGACGGAGTGCCGCGCCGCCCCGGCGCCTGGCTGACGACGACCGCGCGCAACCGGGCCCTGGACGTCCTGCGCCGGGAGGCGGTGGGGGCGGCGAAGCTGCGGGAGGCGGCCGTGCTGACACGCGACGGACACGACGAGTACGACGAGAGCGGCGTCGAGGACGACCGGCTCCGGCTGATCTTCACCTGCTGCCACCCCGCCCTCCCCATCGAGGCCCGGGTCGCCCTGACCCTGCGCACCCTCGCCGGGCTGACCACGCCCGAGATCGCCCGCGCCTTCCTCGTCCCCGAGGTGACGATGGCGCAGCGCCTGGTGCGCGCCAAACGGAAGATCCGCAACGCCGGCATCCCCTACCGCGTACCGCCCGAGCACCTCCTCCCAGAACGCACCACGGGCGTGCTCGGCGTGCTCTACCTGCTCTTCAACGAGGGGTACGCCGCCTCGTCCGGCGCAGACCTGATGCGCACGAACCTCACCGCCGAGGCCCTCCGCCTCACCCGTCTGCTCGCCCGGCTCATGCCCGACGAGCCCGAGGTGCTCGGCCTGCTGGCGCTGCTGCTCCTGCATGACGCCCGCCGGGCGACCCGCGTGAACACGGTGGGCGAACTGGTGACGCTGGAGGACCAGGACCGCACAGAGTGGGACCGCGCCGAGATCGACGAGGGCACTGGCCTGCTGGAGACCGCCCTGCGCCGGGGCAGCCCCGGGCCCTACCAGATCCAGGCCGCCATCGCCGCCTGTCACACCACCGCGGCCACGGCCGAGGAGACCGACTGGGCCGACATCGCCGCGCTGTACGGCGAGCTGACCCGGTTCGTGCCCTCCGCCGTCGTCCGGCTCAACCGCGCGGTCGCCGTCGGTATGGCGCAGGCCCCGGATGCCGGCCTGGCGCTGGTGGCCGAGCTGGAGACCGAGGGCGAGCTGTCCGGGTACCACCTGCTGCCGGCCACCCGTGCGGATCTGCTGCGCCGCAGCGGTCGTACGGCCGAGGCGGCAGCGGCGTACGAACAGGCGCTGGAACTGGTCGTGAACGACGCCGAGCGGCGGTTCCTCGAAAAGCGGCTCGCGGAGTGTCGATCCGCGTAG
- a CDS encoding Rv1733c family protein — protein sequence MVRTRRPTVRMWRWRRNPLRRRIDVVEAWLVLGAWILAVVCAVPAGLMTQSAVREDLDRQRVERQQVTAVLVADAGERPTVTETDGDLVWADARWTAPDGQSRTGLTKVRPDTPAGSRVTVWTDQAGALAAEPVSPGEARLQSVLAGVLAGAVAGAVVIGGSYGVRAMLDRRRMAQWDAEWERVDTRRGGRTG from the coding sequence ATGGTGAGGACACGGCGTCCGACGGTGCGGATGTGGCGGTGGCGGCGCAATCCGCTCCGGCGGCGCATCGATGTGGTCGAGGCCTGGCTCGTGCTCGGCGCGTGGATCCTGGCGGTCGTCTGCGCGGTGCCGGCGGGGCTGATGACCCAGTCCGCCGTGCGGGAGGACCTGGACCGGCAGCGGGTGGAGCGGCAGCAGGTCACGGCCGTCCTCGTCGCGGACGCGGGGGAGAGGCCGACCGTGACCGAGACCGACGGTGATCTGGTGTGGGCCGACGCCCGCTGGACCGCGCCGGACGGTCAGAGCCGCACGGGCCTGACCAAGGTACGGCCCGACACCCCCGCCGGGTCCCGGGTCACCGTCTGGACCGACCAGGCCGGAGCCCTGGCGGCCGAACCCGTGTCGCCCGGTGAGGCCAGGCTCCAGTCGGTCCTGGCGGGCGTCCTGGCCGGAGCGGTCGCGGGCGCGGTCGTGATCGGCGGTTCCTATGGAGTTCGGGCGATGCTCGACCGGCGGAGGATGGCGCAATGGGATGCAGAGTGGGAGCGCGTCGACACCCGGCGGGGCGGCAGGACGGGCTGA